The Channa argus isolate prfri chromosome 22, Channa argus male v1.0, whole genome shotgun sequence genome has a window encoding:
- the LOC137107777 gene encoding histone H4, with protein MSGRGKGGKGLGKGGAKRHRKVLRDNIQGITKPAIRRLARRGGVKRISGLIYEETRGVLKVFLENVIRDAVTYTEHAKRKTVTAMDVVYALKRQGRTLYGFGS; from the coding sequence ATGAGcggaagaggaaaaggaggcaAAGGACTCGGAAAAGGAGGCGCCAAGCGTCACCGCAAAGTTCTCCGTGACAACATCCAGGGAATCACCAAACCCGCCATCCGCCGTCTGGCTCGTCGTGGCGGAGTCAAGCGAATCTCCGGTCTGATCTACGAGGAGACTCGCGGTGTGTTGAAGGTTTTCCTGGAGAACGTGATCCGTGATGCCGTCACCTACACCGAGCACGCTAAGAGGAAGACCGTGACCGCCATGGACGTGGTCTACGCTCTCAAGAGACAGGGTCGCACCCTGTACGGCTTCGGCAGCTAA
- the LOC137107768 gene encoding histone H3 has protein sequence MARTKQTARKSTGGKAPRKQLATKAARKSAPATGGVKKPHRYRPGTVALREIRRYQKSTELLIRKLPFQRLVREIAQDFKTDLRFQSSAVMALQEASEAYLVGLFEDTNLCAIHAKRVTIMPKDIQLARRIRGERA, from the coding sequence ATGGCAAGAACTAAGCAAACCGCCCGTAAATCCACCGGAGGCAAAGCTCCCAGGAAGCAGTTGGCCACCAAAGCCGCCCGGAAGAGCGCCCCGGCCACCGGCGGAGTCAAGAAGCCCCACCGTTACAGGCCCGGTACCGTGGCTCTCCGAGAGATCCGTCGCTACCAGAAGTCCACCGAGCTGCTGATCCGCAAACTGCCCTTCCAGCGCCTGGTCCGAGAAATCGCTCAGGACTTCAAGACAGACCTGCGCTTCCAGAGCTCCGCCGTCATGGCTCTGCAGGAGGCCAGCGAGGCTTATCTGGTGGGTCTGTTCGAGGACACCAACCTGTGCGCCATCCACGCCAAGAGGGTCACCATCATGCCCAAGGACATCCAGCTGGCCCGCCGCATCCGCGGAGAGAGGGCTTAA